From one Anopheles cruzii chromosome 3, idAnoCruzAS_RS32_06, whole genome shotgun sequence genomic stretch:
- the LOC128272762 gene encoding zinc finger protein OZF-like, with product MDTARSTVCRNSRTGANESKMVAIDFKTICRICGKSEETLTSVHSRYQSDLRGKIAKHLSIDIAENDRLPTKICFCCKDIITKWHDLFEKCRSMEQRFITVLKSCEEVQHEATVSAAEPTEAEKPSTPESVAEESDTPEKNTSTPEKSLSQSEQPDAKKSKKTPLRPKPVDCTFCKSDPTARVHRFASQTVLVDHMKDQHWDQIFHCEQCDNYLDRAKLIEHMTMHALSLVLPVPSGGSEPEGGASADSGSAAGDEEPDGELEEAEGSQQTTELKSGEGSTNKENDEKEEVTVGELKGLDSRKLYCYICEKTLANRSAYSYHVNQVHLNIKNFDCSFCEKKFGNRRLLNNHIANVHSRERNFSCNVCAKRFKTNVALYNHSRVHDDKLQFSCRFCDKKFRFRNHLVSHELIHLDERSFSCGQCSKKFNTNECLQKHKLTHVTTEPYQCPLCGFSTKQKRYLVMHAKRIHMVR from the exons ATGGATACGGCGCGCAGCACCGTCTGTCGCAATTCGCGGACTGGGGCAAACGAATCCAAAATGGTTGCGATCGATTTTAAAACAATCTGCCGTATCTGTGGCAAATCGGAAGAAACGCTCACGTCGGTGCACTCGCGCTACCAGAGCGACCTGCGGGGAAAGATTGCGAAACACCTGAGCATAGATATCGCCGAGAACGATCGACTACCGACAAAGATTTGCTTCTGCTGCAAGGACATCATCACGAAGTGGCACGATCTGTTCGAGAAATGCCGTTCAATGGAGCAAAGGTTCATCACTGTTCTGAAGTCGTGTGAAGAAGTGCAACACGAGGCCACGGTTTCCGCTGCAGAGCCCACAGAAGCGGAAAAACCTAGTACACCCGAATCGGTGGCCGAAGAGAGTGACACACCGGAGAAGAACACGTCAACACCGGAGAAGTCCTTATCGCAATCAGAACAGCCGGATGCAAAGAAAAG cAAAAAAACTCCGTTACGACCGAAACCTGTAGATTGCACGTTCTGTAAGTCCGATCCGACCGCTCGGGTTCATCGATTCGCCTCGCAAACGGTTCTGGTAGATCACATGAAGGATCAGCATTGGGATCAGATATTTCATTGCGAGCAGTGCGACAACTATCTGGACCGCGCGAAGCTCATAGAGCACATGACAATGCACGCACTGAGTTTGGTGCTTCCGGTACCGTCGGGAGGTAGCGAACCGGAGGGAGGAGCCAGTGCCGATTCGGGCTCGGCCGCCGGCGACGAAGAGCCCGACGGTGAGCTAGAGGAAGCGGAAGGAAGCCAGCAAACGACGGAGCTAAAGTCGGGTGAAGGAAGCACCAATAAGGAAAACGACGAGAAAGAGGAAGTGACGGTGGGCGAGCTGAAGGGACTGGATTCTCGCAAGCTGTACTGTTACATCTGCGAAAAGACGCTCGCCAACCGGAGCGCCTACTCGTACCACGTGAATCAGGTGCATCTGAACATCAAAAACTTCGACTGCAGCTTCTGTGAGAAAAAGTTCGGTAATCGGCGGCTGCTGAACAACCACATTGCCAACGTGCACTCGCGGGAGCGCAACTTTAGCTGTAACGTGTGTGCCAAGCGCTTCAAGACGAACGTGGCCCTGTACAACCACTCGCGGGTACACGACGACAAGCTGCAGTTTAGCTGTCGGTTTTGCGACAAAAAGTTCCGCTTCCGGAATCACTTGGTCAGCCACGAGCTGATCCATCTGGATGAGCGCAGCTTTTCTTGTGGCCAGTGTAGCAAGAAGTTCAACACGAACGAGTGTCTGCAGAAGCACAAACTGACGCACGTGACGACGGAACCGTACCAGTGTCCGCTGTGCGGGTTCAGCACCAAGCAAAAGCGCTACCTGGTGATGCACGCGAAGCGCATCCACATGGTACGATAA
- the LOC128273264 gene encoding tubulin--tyrosine ligase-like protein 12, with product MDYDAFVEAHKPQLLSSGVPELFWPTLYRKLVGQVFDANCAFSLLFVDYGDETRSPEDPVCLLRVSKESGIKADDPTEIYLIDHAWTFRTDNARQLLHDHPALVSRLAVMMGLQEDDDEVPPIAYIPRILQNMWRWCHPYSVSADGLSVENRMPIWYVMDEVGSAVLHLEDSFNCRIVPFMHIPEGVTYSLLFPIEDIAEGDNLYRDFVEGVPIGSQEREALLLPWRYTSFVKEDFSQTEPPEEYFAAGHVAETLPSPDIPPPLIDANRPLKVYSQYELVTQYLTDPAYEMVSDPSEADILWMTTHFKGYRELSESRPNTFVNQFPFENVLTIKDLLSVVCRRMAGDRKSDDALANPSPRWLPVTYNLQTELVAFASYFQNRAQRGMDNHWIVKPWNLARTLDTHITDNLTQIMRLQQTGPKIAQKYIEHPVLFERPELEAAVKFDVRYVLLVKSVDQLCAYVYTNFFLRFANKPFQLDDFDDYEKHFTVMNYTAEYTLRHMKCAEFRDNWAVQYPKHGWEQIEADIGTMLKEMLLGATQVGPPCGLGACEQSRALYAVDLMLEWTEAGTRMQPKLLEVNFIPDCQRACEYYPEFYNDVFNLLFLDQENLDVFRRIV from the coding sequence ATGGATTACGATGCGTTTGTAGAGGCCCATAAACCGCAACTCCTGTCCTCTGGTGTTCCGGAGCTATTTTGGCCTACCCTGTACCGTAAGCTTGTGGGGCAAGTCTTTGATGCCAATTGTGCGTTTTCACTTCTTTTCGTCGACTACGGTGACGAGACACGGTCACCGGAGGATCCCGTGTGCTTGTTGCGAGTGTCCAAAGAAAGTGGCATCAAAGCGGACGATCCGACGGAGATCTATCTGATCGATCATGCGTGGACGTTCCGAACGGACAATGCGCGCCAGTTGCTCCACGATCATCCGGCACTGGTGAGCCGGCTAGCGGTTATGATGGGCCTgcaggaggacgacgacgaagtaCCGCCGATCGCGTACATTCCGCGCATTCTGCAGAACATGTGGCGCTGGTGCCACCCGTACTCGGTCAGTGCCGATGGTTTGTCGGTCGAGAACCGGATGCCGATCTGGTACGTGATGGACGAGGTGGGGAGTGCGGTCTTACACTTGGAAGATTCGTTCAACTGTCGCATCGTGCCATTTATGCACATTCCCGAGGGCGTCACGTACAGCTTGCTGTTCCCCATCGAGGACATTGCGGAGGGCGACAATCTTTACCGTGATTTCGTGGAAGGTGTGCCAATCGGCTCACAGGAACGCGAGGCCCTGCTACTGCCGTGGCGTTACACTTCCTTCGTGAAGGAAGACTTTAGTCAAACGGAACCTCCGGAGGAGTACTTTGCTGCCGGTCACGTGGCGGAGACGCTCCCGAGCCCAGACATCCCGCCACCGCTTATCGATGCGAACCGACCGCTCAAAGTGTACTCACAGTACGAGCTGGTGACCCAGTATCTGACCGACCCAGCGTACGAGATGGTCAGCGATCCGTCCGAAGCGGACATTCTCTGGATGACGACCCACTTCAAGGGGTACCGCGAGCTGAGCGAATCGCGACCGAACACGTTCGTCAATCAGTTCCCGTTCGAAAACGTGTTGACCATCAAAGACCTCTTGAGCGTCGTGTGCCGGAGAATGGCCGGCGACCGCAAAAGTGACGATGCACTGGCCAACCCGAGCCCACGGTGGCTACCGGTGACGTACAATCTACAAACGGAACTGGTCGCGTTTGCCAGTTACTTCCAGAACCGGGCGCAGCGCGGAATGGACAACCACTGGATCGTGAAACCGTGGAATTTGGCCCGGACGCTCGATACGCACATTACCGACAACTTGACGCAGATCATGCGCCTTCAGCAAACTGGTCCAAAGATTGCGCAAAAGTACATCGAGCACCCGGTGCTGTTCGAGCGGCCAGAGCTCGAGGCGGCCGTCAAGTTCGACGTGCGGTacgtgctgctggtgaagagCGTCGACCAGCTGTGTGCCTACGTGTACACCAACTTCTTCCTGCGGTTCGCCAACAAACCGTTCCAGCTGGACGATTTCGATGACTACGAGAAACACTTTACGGTGATGAACTACACCGCCGAGTACACGCTGCGGCACATGAAGTGTGCCGAGTTTCGGGACAACTGGGCCGTACAGTACCCGAAGCACGGCTGGGAGCAGATCGAGGCGGATATCGGCACCATGCTGAAGGAGATGTTGCTTGGGGCGACCCAGGTAGGGCCACCGTGCGGCCTTGGAGCCTGCGAGCAGTCGCGCGCCCTCTATGCGGTCGATCTGATGCTCGAGTGGACCGAGGCCGGGACAAGGATGCAACCGAAGCTGCTGGAGGTCAACTTCATACCGGACTGCCAGCGGGCGTGCGAATATTATCCGGAGTTCTACAACGATGTGTTCAACTTGCTGTTCCTGGACCAAGAGAACCTGGACGTTTTCAGGCGAATTGTGTAA